In Nicotiana tabacum cultivar K326 chromosome 21, ASM71507v2, whole genome shotgun sequence, one DNA window encodes the following:
- the LOC107769078 gene encoding 18.2 kDa class I heat shock protein codes for MAMIPSFFGGRRSNIFDPFSLDIFDPFEGFPFSGTVANVPSSARETSAFANARIDWKETPDSHIFKMDVPGIKKEEVKVEVEEGRVLQISGERSREQEEKNDTWHRMERSSGKFMRRFRLPENAKMEEIKAAMENGVLTVTVPKEEEKKSEVKAIDISG; via the exons atggctATGATTCCAAGTTTCTTTGGTGGTAGAAGGAGCAATATTTTCGACCCGTTTTCACTTGATATATTTGATCCGTTTGAGGGCTTTCCATTTTCAGGCACTGTTGCTAACGTTCCATCTTCTGCTCGTGAAACTTCTGCTTTTGCAAATGCAAGAATTGATTGGAAAGAAACCCCAGATTCCCATATCTTCAAAATGGATGTTCCAG GGATTAAGAAAGAGGAAGTGAAAGTTGAAGTAGAAGAAGGAAGAGTATTACAGATAAGTGGAGAAAGGAGCAGAGAGCAAGAGGAGAAGAACGACACGTGGCATCGTATGGAAAGAAGCAGTGGCAAGTTTATGAGAAGGTTTAGGCTGCCAGAAAATGCGAAAATGGAGGAAATTAAAGCTGCTATGGAAAATGGAGTACTCACTGTAACTGtaccaaaagaagaagagaagaaatctGAAGTGAAAGCTATTGACATCTCTGGTTAA